In the genome of Nitrospira japonica, one region contains:
- a CDS encoding transposase has protein sequence MSSIPSGKPNPAPPIGDVCRQLGVTEQTFYAWKKKHAHLGGE, from the coding sequence ATATCGTCTATACCATCCGGCAAGCCGAATCCGGCACCCCCCATTGGGGATGTCTGCCGGCAGTTGGGCGTCACGGAACAAACCTTCTATGCGTGGAAGAAGAAGCATGCTCACCTGGGGGGTGAGTGA
- a CDS encoding BACON domain-containing protein, with amino-acid sequence MSPLSLAFTAQQGSSNPASQTVTISNTGGGTLTWSASDSTAWLALSPASGSGNGALTLTASTGSLTTGSYSGSVTVSATGATPVTIPVSFTVTPAPVPPAIGVSPLSLAFTAQQGSSNPASQTVTISNTGGGTLTWSASDSAAWLALSPASGSGNGALTLTASTGSLTTGSYSGSVTVSATGATPVTIPVSFTVTPAPVPPAIGVSPLSLAFTAQQGSSNPASQTVTISNKGGGSLSWSVSHDATWLSHTPNTGTETGTVTIGVNTGTLTAGTYSGQVTLWPTGGSSVTVPISFTVTAPPSQPTISFSPSNLGFSGTVGSSNPASKTIVVTNSGTGTLTWTATDNANWLTVSQSGSSLIAAVNTSGLAAGDYSGMITITASGATNTPRTVPVTLTLTAPPSTTGSATLSWQPNTESDLAGYKIYRATSSGGYGSPIATLQGNTTQYVSSGLQQGTTYFFVVTAYDRDGNESAFSAEVSKSIY; translated from the coding sequence GTGAGCCCCCTGAGCCTGGCGTTTACCGCGCAACAGGGCAGCAGCAATCCCGCGAGCCAAACCGTCACGATCAGCAATACCGGCGGTGGGACGCTCACCTGGTCGGCTAGTGACAGCACCGCCTGGTTGGCGCTCAGCCCCGCCTCGGGCAGCGGCAATGGCGCCCTGACCCTGACCGCCAGCACCGGCAGCCTCACCACGGGGAGCTACAGCGGCAGCGTCACCGTCAGTGCCACCGGCGCTACCCCCGTCACCATTCCCGTGAGCTTCACCGTCACCCCGGCGCCGGTGCCCCCAGCCATCGGTGTGAGCCCCCTGAGTCTGGCGTTTACCGCGCAACAGGGCAGCAGCAATCCCGCGAGCCAAACCGTCACGATCAGCAATACCGGCGGTGGGACGCTCACCTGGTCGGCCAGTGACAGCGCCGCCTGGTTGGCGCTCAGCCCCGCCTCGGGCAGCGGCAATGGCGCCCTGACCCTGACCGCCAGCACCGGCAGCCTCACCACGGGGAGCTACAGCGGCAGCGTCACCGTCAGTGCCACCGGCGCTACCCCCGTCACCATTCCCGTGAGCTTCACCGTCACCCCGGCGCCGGTGCCCCCAGCCATCGGTGTGAGCCCCCTGAGTCTGGCGTTTACCGCGCAACAGGGCAGCAGCAATCCCGCGAGCCAAACCGTCACGATCAGCAACAAGGGTGGAGGTTCACTAAGCTGGAGCGTCAGTCATGACGCCACGTGGTTATCGCACACTCCGAACACAGGCACTGAAACTGGCACGGTGACCATAGGCGTAAATACCGGAACCCTGACAGCTGGCACCTATAGTGGCCAGGTTACACTCTGGCCCACAGGCGGTTCGTCTGTCACTGTCCCCATATCGTTCACCGTCACAGCCCCGCCTTCCCAACCTACGATCAGTTTCAGTCCTTCAAATTTAGGATTTAGTGGAACGGTCGGAAGTTCAAATCCAGCGTCCAAGACTATCGTAGTAACGAACAGCGGAACCGGCACGCTGACATGGACTGCTACAGATAATGCCAACTGGCTAACAGTGTCACAATCTGGGAGTTCGTTAATAGCCGCTGTGAATACATCAGGCCTTGCAGCCGGAGACTACAGCGGGATGATCACGATCACTGCATCCGGCGCGACCAATACACCACGCACTGTGCCGGTCACACTTACGCTCACAGCCCCACCATCAACGACCGGGTCGGCCACCCTGAGTTGGCAGCCCAATACTGAATCGGATCTGGCCGGATACAAGATCTATCGGGCGACTTCCTCGGGTGGATATGGCTCACCGATCGCGACACTTCAAGGAAATACTACGCAATACGTATCAAGTGGCCTGCAACAAGGAACGACCTATTTCTTTGTTGTGACCGCGTACGACAGAGATGGCAACGAAAGTGCTTTTTCAGCCGAAGTTAGCAAAAGCATCTATTAG